The DNA sequence TGCAGGTCCTGTTTTCAGCCCCGAGATGGAACGCAGCACAGTGCTGTCCACTGACCTGGTGGAGTATCGGAGCTGGGGATGTAGGAAGACGCTGGCACCACACTAGGTGTGGCAGGCAGATAGCTCATAGAGGGCAGAGCCGGCTCATTCAGAGACCCGAGTTTCTGGAAGACAGAGTTcttgtttaaacaccttgattacaaacatgattgtggttgggtttcagtcatgtaagagaacaccccccatcaacAATGTCTCAAATTACCcctccccccacacctgtactctagacaggctttctatttccctcatacattctcattgttaggatagttcacaatgtagttacttctctaaactcatcactctttgtggtgagcttcatggagtgagctgaaagttccactctctgaaaattattggaaGAATGGAAgacagagttctttttttttttatttttttttttttttttttttttttttggtttttgggccacacccggtaacgctcaggggttactcctggctatgcgctcagaagtcgctcctggcttgggggaccatatgggacgccgggggatcgaaccgcggtccgtctcctaggctagcgcaggtaaggcaggcaccttacctccagcgccaccgcccggccccggaagacAGAGTTCTTAAGTCCTCCTGGGTGGAGCCTCTGGATGCgtctccccaccccagccataGCCTCTGTGACTTGCAGCCAACTCAGCATGGGGTAGGGGGTAGTCCCCTACCAGAAGAGCCCCAACCCAGTTTCATGCCAGAGAATTGCCTTTCTCACCACTGAGATAAAAGGAAGCCAGGCTTGTGGGCTGTGAGCACGCAGCGAGGGGCAGGAGGAAGCCACACCAGCATCCAGGAAGGCCCTGGGCTGGCATGATGGCATGAGGCCTAGCTTGGTATGGCCACAGCCTGGACCACAATGACCACAATGGCCCTTGGATCAAAAGATccaaaggtggggccggagagatagcatggaggtaaggcgtttgcctctcatgcaggaggtcatcggttcgaatcccggcgtcccatatatggtcctcccgtgcctgccaggagcaatttctgagcctggagccaggaataacccctgagcactgccgggtgtgacccaaaaaccacaaaaaaaaaaaaaaaaaaaaaaaagatccaaaggTGGGTATGTGGCCAGCAGTCTATGCAGCGTTGCTCACATAGgccatacatgcacacacatgtaccTGCACACCCAGATGTACAGACTGGAATCCCACATGATGACTCTCCCCAGAAAGAGAGGGAACGGTGTGGGCTTCTGCTCTGTTGCGGGTGAGAGAGGTAGAGCTGGGTGCCCCATCCTACCTGCGTGGATACCAAGCCAGCTGCGTAGTCAGGGGTGGCATTCTCGATGACAGTCTCTTCCTTGGCTGATTTTTCCACGACTTCTGTGTCTGTGGAGAGAGCAGAGCCTCTCAGAACCCAGGGTAACACGCCGGCAGGGAAGGGGCTCCCCCTGCCACACGCACCTAATGTCTTGCGCCGCCTCTTTGCCTCTCGGCCTGCACCAACCACGTCCAGCTCTGAGATATCAAGCAGCTGTCAATGACAAAAGGTCCTTAGAATGGCAGTGGACACCAGGCTGAGCAAGGCTGGCGTGCAGAGGCTGTGCCCACCTTCACTCCTCTCTCCTTCCGCAAAGGGGTCCTCGAAGGTGGGATGGGGGTCCGGTTCCCAGCAGGGCTGAAGACACTGGGGGTGGTAGGGCTGCGGAAAGGTGCCTGCTTCGGGATGCCTTTGAGTGGGGCTGCAGGGCATCAGTGAGTGGCTCATTACCACCTGCCTCTGTGCTCCCCAAAGCCTAGTTACTCTCAGATACGATCCTGGGGATATCCACATGTTTGCCTCAGGACTGCAGCAAGTCCACCCCATACCCCAGAGTCTGGTGTGGAACCAGATGAGATTTCTACTGGGGAATTGTGCGTGACAACTCTGGCAGACCTCAGGGCATACCAGAGGGTCTGAGCATGACCTTACTTACTCTTGGGGAGAAGCAGAAAAGGACACACAGGAAAGacattagtatgcccagagcggGAGTTGTAAGGGATGGTTGAGCAGCCAGTCCCAGGGCTAAGACATGGGTAGGGTGGAGCTGACCAGGGATGTGGGGCTCCAAGTCACTTGGCATGATCCCCACGGCCACCCACTTTCTGGGGGCACATGCAGTTTCTGCTTCTTCCCAAGGGTAAGGTCAGGCTCAGACCCTCTTGTATGCCCTGAGGTCTGTCAGAGTTGTCGCACACAATTCCCCAATAGAACTCTCATCTGACTCCTCACTAATGAGGGTCTGTGCCCCTCACTGTACCCCTGATCCTTCCCCAGAGGCTCATAGCTTGATCCCAGCACATCCCACCCTTGCCAGCAGGGAGCAGTGGGTGTGGCCAGGCCCTTTGGGACAGCAGTACACAGCCTTACTTGTGGTGTCCATCTTGCGGAGCAGCGCGCGGCCCTTGGCATGGAAGGGCACCCCTGCTGTCCTCTTCAGCTGCTGGGCGGTCTCAGTGGCTGCAAAAGGAGACAAGTGTTACCCTGGCTATCTCTTCGTCCACCACCAGTCTCCCATATGGTGAATGGACTGAAGAATGAACAGAAGTAGGACGGGATCTGGGAAGCCTGGGAGGTGCTGAATCAGTCTTGGAGTATCCTTGATGGGCAGCTGGCCTGGCTGGCACCTCTCGACCCACAGAAGGGTGGTTCAGACAAGGCCAACTTGGACCCAAAGCAAGGCTGGTTTGGGGGTGGAGTGACCTGGCTTTGCCAGTGCTGGGCTCATAAAAGCACTGGCCACTGGGTCCTAGACCTATGCTGCCAGCTGCCTAATCCAAGTGCACCAGCCCTCCCACGCTCTGTTTTGCTCTTTGGTGAAAGCTGACTCTTTTTGCTTGCACAAAATGAACTTTTACTTTTTCGGGGAACACCTGGCTGTACTGGGGGCTGAGGTTGGTTCTGCCCAAGCAGCGCCAGGAGGCCCTGAGGCATCTTGGGACAGCATGTTTCCAGGGGAACCCATAGCACTCACACTTCTGCAGGAGCTCGGCCCGCAGCGTGGCACTCTTAGGCTTCCGCTTGAGCTGAAAGTGCTTGACAGGGGGTGTGAGAGGTCCAGCGAGAGTGGTCAGCGCATTCTTGTTCAGGTACCTGCACTCCAGCGGCAGCATGGCTGACGCCTCACACTCATTCACTGCAGAATACATGGGGAGCTCAGCCAAAGTGGAAGCTCAGCTTGTGCTCAGAACAGAAAGCAAGACCCAACCCAGAGCAAGGTGTGGGCGAGGGGATGACAGAGCCTGGGGCTGCATCTGGGGACTCTGTGGGCACCCCCAATGGTACCCCCCAAGTTAGGGGGTAGGAAGGACAAAGGGCTGTGCCAGCTGACCAGCACAATGAGTGGCAGCGCCCTACAGCTGCTGCTAGGTGCTCGCACCTACCCTTTTCGCGGAGCTCTCCTAGAATATCCTGCACGTTGAGATTCTGCTCCTCTAGCTCCAGGTTAAGTGCACCTGTGTCCGGGAACGACTTGAGGATATCGGCGACCATGAGGACCCAGGGGTCCGAGTCGAGGGTGGCAAGCTGGATGATCTCGGTGAGGGCACCCTTCATCTGCAAGGGCAGGAAACAGGGTCCCAGGCAGGTGCCTCTCCCACAGGTCACCTCTGCCTTCTGCTGCCACATGCACCCCACCCCAGGCACCTTGTACTTTACCAGGCTCCCTTtgtatgcagggcaagtgcccctACTCAGGCATTCCCTGGCCCCATTCAGTGGCCCATCAAGGTGCTGAGTCCAGGACACAGGCAGCGGCTCTGTCTAGGTCCTCCCTAATATTCATGGTAAGGCCTACCACCCCACTCTATCTTCACAATAAAAGAGAGGAAAGTACAAATGAGCAAGGGAATAAAGTGAAGTTGCTCCAAAACTAGCAGCATATCTAGTCAGGAGCTCCACCTGAGGGCAGAGTCCCTGGGGGCAAGGAGAGGCCAAGGAGTGTGCCAAGCCTACAAAGCTCCTGTGACTTTAGGGCTAGGTTTGGCTCAAGGGTAACAGCCTAAATGGGTGAAGCAGGAAACAGCAGGAATCAGAGGTCTGTCCACACCCAGGCTGAGCCCTCAGAGGGCCTGGGGGCTGTTCACAGGGTCTGAAAAGAGGATGGGGTATGCGAGGGGAGGAGTGGGTGGGACCTGAGGACAGGAGTGTGCAGGGCTTCTGAGAGAGGAGCTGCTTGACAGGAGCTCCAGAAGCTTTGAGACAAGTAGCCTTGCCCTAAAGGGGAGTTCCTTCCCTTTAGAAGGTGACAGACTAAAACTCAGCAAGGAAATAGCGGCCTTGAAGAAAGAGATGGAGGCCAACAAAAAAGGGTTTGTTTAGCTTCCATATAGAGCTCTTCATCTCAAAAGCTGagcacacattcttctctaaggCACATGGACATTCACCAATGGGAACAGGtcacatgctgggccacaaaacattCTTGTCAAGAGGCTAAAAGCTGACTGTCTCAACcaccttctcagaccatgatgcattGAAAACAAAGTTcatcagaaatagaaataaataacacctggaaattaaacagcttgattGATTAATCAGCAGGTCAGAGAGAAATCGAAAGATTCCTAACAAATGGGAATGAGGACACAAGTAACCAGAATTTGGGGACAAAACAAAGGCAGGGTTAAGAGGAGAGTTCagagctttgcaagcattcatcaggaagggaAAAGGATCCACATA is a window from the Suncus etruscus isolate mSunEtr1 chromosome 16, mSunEtr1.pri.cur, whole genome shotgun sequence genome containing:
- the NELFA gene encoding negative elongation factor A isoform X1: MASMRESDTGLWLHNKLGATDELWAPPSIASLLTAAVIDNIRLCFHGLSSAVKLKLLLGTLHLPRRAVDEMKGALTEIIQLATLDSDPWVLMVADILKSFPDTGALNLELEEQNLNVQDILGELREKVNECEASAMLPLECRYLNKNALTTLAGPLTPPVKHFQLKRKPKSATLRAELLQKSTETAQQLKRTAGVPFHAKGRALLRKMDTTTPLKGIPKQAPFRSPTTPSVFSPAGNRTPIPPSRTPLRKERGVKLLDISELDVVGAGREAKRRRKTLGACGRGSPFPAGVLPWVLRGSALSTDTEVVEKSAKEETVIENATPDYAAGLVSTQKLGSLNEPALPSMSYLPATPSVVPASSYIPSSDTPPASSSREASLQVSRPSEDNTSSPALPTQFKQRAPMYNSSLSPATPAPSPVAPTSPLTPTTPPAAAPTTSTPPVATVAPQNQPPPQQQLKKNLSLTREQMFAAQEMFKTANKVTRPEKALILGFMAGSRENPCQEQGDVIQIKLSEHTEDLPKSDGQGSTTMLVDTVFEMNYATGQWTRFKKYKPMANVS
- the NELFA gene encoding negative elongation factor A isoform X2, coding for MASMRESDTGLWLHNKLGATDELWAPPSIASLLTAAVIDNIRLCFHGLSSAVKLKLLLGTLHLPRRAVDEMKGALTEIIQLATLDSDPWVLMVADILKSFPDTGALNLELEEQNLNVQDILGELREKVNECEASAMLPLECRYLNKNALTTLAGPLTPPVKHFQLKRKPKSATLRAELLQKSTETAQQLKRTAGVPFHAKGRALLRKMDTTTPLKGIPKQAPFRSPTTPSVFSPAGNRTPIPPSRTPLRKERGVKLLDISELDVVGAGREAKRRRKTLDTEVVEKSAKEETVIENATPDYAAGLVSTQKLGSLNEPALPSMSYLPATPSVVPASSYIPSSDTPPASSSREASLQVSRPSEDNTSSPALPTQFKQRAPMYNSSLSPATPAPSPVAPTSPLTPTTPPAAAPTTSTPPVATVAPQNQPPPQQQLKKNLSLTREQMFAAQEMFKTANKVTRPEKALILGFMAGSRENPCQEQGDVIQIKLSEHTEDLPKSDGQGSTTMLVDTVFEMNYATGQWTRFKKYKPMANVS